GTTTGTTACCCGGTTGCAGGAAATCTTCTTCCGTCACGGCAGTACCCACCGGTGTGACGCGGCGGTAAATGGAGAAAATCGTCCCAACAGATACGTTGACGTCAATGTTAGACGAGCCATCTAGTGGATCCATCAGCACGACATATTTAGCGTGTTCGCAGCCTTCGAAAACGACGATTTCATCTTCTTCTTCAGAGGCGATACCCGCAACAATGTCGCGTGCGCGCAGTGCAGCTTTCAGTTTTTCATTGGCGAACAGATCGAGTTTTTGTTGCACCTCTCCCTGAACGTTTTCGGCACCGCTGGCACCCAGGATATCGACCAGACCGGCCTTGTTGATATCACGGTGGATGATCTTTGCGCCGAGCTTTATCGCCGACAGCAAAGCAGTGAGCTCACCCGTAGCATGAGAGAACTCGTGCTGCTTTTCGACAATAAATTCACCTAACGTTTTCATAACACTTTCCCTGCATCGTATGTTGAGTAAAGCGATCGAATGATGGTTAAAGCGGTCAATCTCAAACAATCTTAACAAACATTCAAATATTAGCGCAGTGGTGAATCGCGCCAGCAAAATACGGATTTACCTGAAATGCGTTTCTCTGACGCTGACATGTGAGTAAAATGTGCGCCAAATAGAAGAGGAATAGTGACGTATGCGCATTCATATATTAGGGATTTGTGGCACTTTCATGGGCGGACTGGCAATGCTGGCGCGCTCTCTGGGCCATGAGGTGACAGGTTCGGACGCCAATGTGTATCCGCCGATGAGCACCCTGCTTGAGAAGCAAGGCATCGATCTTATTCAGGGATATGATGCCAGCCAGCTGGACGTTGAACCGGATCTGGTTATCATCGGCAACGCCATGACGCGCGGTAACCCGTGTGTGGAAGCGGTGCTGGAACGCAATATTCCGTTCATGTCTGGCCCGCAATGGCTGCATGACTTTGTCCTGCGCGACCGCTGGGTGCTGGCGGTTGCCGGTACGCACGGTAAAACGACGACGGCCGGGATGGCAACCTGGATTCTGGAAGCCTGTGGCTATAAGCCGGGCTTTGTGATCGGCGGCGTGCCGGGTAATTTCGACGTTTCTGCCCGTCTGGGCGAAAGCCCGTTCTTTGTGATTGAAGCTGACGAATACGACTGCGCCTTCTTCGATAAGCGCTCCAAGTTCGTGCATTACTGCCCGCGCACGCTGATCCTCAATAATCTTGAGTTCGATCATGCGGATATCTTTGACGACCTGAAAGCCATTCAGAAACAGTTCCATCACCTGGTGCGCATTGTGCCGGGCCAAGGCCGTATTATCTATCCTGAAAACGACATCAATCTGAAGCAGACGATGGCGATGGGTTGCTGGAGCGAGCAGGAGCTGGTGGGTGAGCAAGGCCACTGGCACGCGAAGAAACTGACAACCGACGCGTCCGAATGGGAAGTGTTGCTGGACGGTGAAAAAGTCGGCCAAGTGAAGTGGGCGCTGGTCGGTGAACACAACATGCACAATGGCCTGATGGCGATTGCGGCGGCGCGTCATGTGGGCGTCACGCCTGCGGATGCGGCCGATGCGCTGGGATCCTTCATCAACGCGCGTCGTCGTCTTGAACTGCGCGGTGAAGCCAATGGCGTAACCGTGTACGACGATTTCGCCCATCATCCGACGGCCATTCTGGCGACGCTGGCAGCACTGCGCGGCAAAGTTGGCGGAACGGCGCGCATTCTGGCGGTGCTGGAGCCACGCTCTAACACCATGAAAATGGGGCTCAGCAAAGACGATCTCGCGCCGTCTCTTGGCCGCGCTGACGAAGTGTTCCTCCTGCAACCGCAGCACATTCCGTGGCAGGTGGCGGAAGTGGCTGACGCGTGCATTCAGCCTGCGCACTGGCATGCGGATGTCGATACCTTAGCGGATATGGTGATTAAAACCGCGCAGCCGGGCGATCACATTCTGGTGATGAGCAACGGCGGTTTTGGTGGCATTCATCAGAAACTGCTGGACGGTCTGGCGAAGAAAGCTCAGGCCGAAGAGTAAAAAACTGCCCGGTAGCGCAATGCTACCGGGTGATTACGCCTGGCAAAAAAGTAAACCTTACTCTTTGGCGATAGGCGTTTCGATTTCCTCAATCGGGGTGCTGCCCTGAATCTCACCGATTTTCTTCACAACGTCGTCGACCTGACCAGAGGTGTGAAGCAATGTGTAAGTCAAATCAAACTGCGTGCTCTGACCGGCTTGCAGCTGCTTCACGCGCTTTTGTTCTCGTTCGATGGTAACTGGATAGGCATAGCTGGTGCCCGGCTCAATCCCGGTGACATAGCCTTGTTTTTCGGTATCGGTGTTTTTCCACAGCGTTAAAACAGGTAACTGGCGGGTGTCGAACTGAATCGCGGCCCCTTTGTCGCCGGCTTTATTGATCACCGCGGCAGTGGTGTGGTGATTCTCATCCGCCAGCGGTTTGATGTTAAACACCATTTCATCAAAGCCTTTCGTTGGCCCCGCAAAGTTTTGCCACTCTTTTAAACCGGCTTTGGCGTAATCATTGAACGGGCTGATGCTTTCCATGGGGGCGATAAACCGCGCCCCTGCTTCCAGAATCGGTTTACCGAAATTGCTGTGATAAATGATTTGATAGTCATGCGGATAATCAGCGTGATTTGTCAGCACATCGTGAAGAGCAAAACGGTTACTACCCGGGA
This sequence is a window from Enterobacter sp. 638. Protein-coding genes within it:
- the mpl gene encoding UDP-N-acetylmuramate:L-alanyl-gamma-D-glutamyl-meso-diaminopimelate ligase, producing MRIHILGICGTFMGGLAMLARSLGHEVTGSDANVYPPMSTLLEKQGIDLIQGYDASQLDVEPDLVIIGNAMTRGNPCVEAVLERNIPFMSGPQWLHDFVLRDRWVLAVAGTHGKTTTAGMATWILEACGYKPGFVIGGVPGNFDVSARLGESPFFVIEADEYDCAFFDKRSKFVHYCPRTLILNNLEFDHADIFDDLKAIQKQFHHLVRIVPGQGRIIYPENDINLKQTMAMGCWSEQELVGEQGHWHAKKLTTDASEWEVLLDGEKVGQVKWALVGEHNMHNGLMAIAAARHVGVTPADAADALGSFINARRRLELRGEANGVTVYDDFAHHPTAILATLAALRGKVGGTARILAVLEPRSNTMKMGLSKDDLAPSLGRADEVFLLQPQHIPWQVAEVADACIQPAHWHADVDTLADMVIKTAQPGDHILVMSNGGFGGIHQKLLDGLAKKAQAEE
- a CDS encoding aldose 1-epimerase family protein; its protein translation is MKKTLVLTALACLISAPVMAKTWALTSADSATDLGNWKVTSNMLKVKNQNFSIEQKVLHGGKQEGSKVIIITSKDGLTITLSPSRGMNLLRVEGYGVRMGWDSPVKEVVNPAFMNLESRNGLGWLEGFNEMMVRCGYEWTGHPVTADGQIYTLHGKAGNTPASQVEVEVSDSAPYEIRVRGLVKESTFKKADLQTMTELRYVPGSNRFALHDVLTNHADYPHDYQIIYHSNFGKPILEAGARFIAPMESISPFNDYAKAGLKEWQNFAGPTKGFDEMVFNIKPLADENHHTTAAVINKAGDKGAAIQFDTRQLPVLTLWKNTDTEKQGYVTGIEPGTSYAYPVTIEREQKRVKQLQAGQSTQFDLTYTLLHTSGQVDDVVKKIGEIQGSTPIEEIETPIAKE